A genomic window from bacterium includes:
- a CDS encoding HNH endonuclease: MIINKNKSYGGYSYQCKCDICNKLFYRKAAHVERTNHQFCNQVCASIYKSLEISGNGNPCYGLLGEKHPAYGYKFSSESLKIKSNNFKGNKNPMWKGGKSSDNGYIIIYKPDHPYNNGGYMLEHRLIMEEYIKRYLTLEEVVHHINGIRDDNRIENLILFDNNSEHIKWHFLFRRIIKLLCLSIFKFNTALTFDYIFLGA; encoded by the coding sequence ATGATTATTAATAAAAATAAAAGTTATGGAGGATATAGTTACCAATGTAAATGTGATATTTGTAATAAACTATTTTATAGAAAAGCTGCTCATGTAGAAAGAACTAATCATCAATTTTGTAATCAAGTATGTGCTAGTATATATAAATCATTAGAAATATCGGGCAATGGTAATCCTTGTTATGGATTATTAGGAGAAAAACATCCAGCATACGGTTATAAATTTTCAAGTGAGTCTTTAAAAATTAAAAGTAATAATTTTAAGGGAAATAAAAATCCTATGTGGAAAGGAGGTAAATCTAGTGATAACGGTTATATAATAATTTATAAACCAGATCATCCTTATAATAATGGGGGATATATGTTAGAACATCGACTCATAATGGAAGAATATATAAAAAGGTATTTAACTCTTGAGGAGGTAGTACACCACATTAATGGTATACGAGATGATAACAGGATTGAGAATCTTATATTATTTGATAATAATAGTGAACATATAAAATGGCATTTTCTATTTAGAAGAATTATTAAATTACTTTGCTTATCCATATTTAAATTTAATACAGCATTAACTTTTGATTATATTTTTTTGGGAGCGTAA